The following is a genomic window from Pseudochaenichthys georgianus chromosome 9, fPseGeo1.2, whole genome shotgun sequence.
ttctttttgcagGAAACCATTAATCACCTGGACAATGAGCTGAAAACCACTAAATGGGAGATGGCCAGCCAGCTGAAGGACTACCAGGAGCTGCTGAATGTGAAGATGGCTCTAGATATTGAGATTGCTGCTTATAGGTTGGTCACGATTTCAAACCAcacataattaaatgtattctttAGTTATTTACCTTTTCCCTGACTACGTGTTGTTGTCTTTTAAACAGGAAGTTACTGGAGGGAGAGGAGAATCGCTTTGTTTCAGGAGCAAGTCCCTACTCTTACCTCGAGAGCAGAATGTCTTCCCACTTGAAGATGAAAACAGAGGAAATCTCAGATACAGTCATCGTGGAGGAGCAGACCGATGAGACCCAGGTGACAGAGGTCACAGAGGAGGCAgatgaggatgaagaggagggagaaGAGGAAGAAAAAGACGAGGAAACCAAAGAAGATGAGGAAGAAGGAGAGGGAGAAGATAAGGACGAGGAAGGAGAGGGAGAAGAAGACAAGGAGGAAGATAAGGAAGAAGAAGGGAAGGGAGAGGAAGACGAGGCAGATGAGGAAGAAGATAAGTCAACATCTCCAGAAAAGAAGGGATCTCCTCAGCCTAAATCACCAGTATCCAAATCACCAGCCCCCAAATCCCCCATGCCCAAATCTCCGGCTAAGTCCCCTGCAGGGAAATCCCCCGCAGGAGCAGAGTCAAAGTCACCTGAGTCCAAATCCCCTGAATCCAAGTCTCCTCGTCCCTCAACCCCTGAATCCAAGTCTCCTCGTCCCTCAACCCCTGAATCCAAGTCTCCTCGTCCCTCAACCCCTGAACTGAAGTCCCCAGAAAAAGAGAAGGCCGAGCCCGCCGCCACTAAAGAAACCCCAGAAGAGGGGAAGAAAGAGGAGAAGCCTCAGCCTGTCAAGGAGGAAAAGAAGGAGAAAGAAGAGCCCGTGAAGGAAGAGAAGAAGCAAGAGCCCAAGGAGAAAGAGCCCGAGAAGGAAGAGAAGAAGGAAGAGAAGAAGCAAGAGCCCAAGGAGAAAGAGCCCGAGAAGGAAGAGAAGAAGGAAGAGAAGAAGCAAGAGCCCAAGGAGAAAGAGCCCGAGAAGGAAGAGAAGAAGGAAGAGCCCAAGGAGAAAGAGCCCGAGAAGGAAGAGAAGAAGGAAGAGGCCAAGGAGAAAGAGCCCGAGAAGGAAGAGAAGAAGGAAGAGGCCAAGGAGAAAGAGCCAGAGAAGGCCGATAAACCTGATGCTAAGAAAGAGAGCAAGGCAGAGGATGCTTCAAAACCTGCAGCTGCCAGCAAGCCCTCAGAGGACAAGCCCAAGTCTGAGCCTAAAGAGAGCGCTCCCCCCACCAAGGAGGAGAAACCCGCTGCTCCTAAATCTGAGAAGACCGAGCCCGAGACAAAGCCTGCACCTAAAGCCGAACCCGAGAAAACCGACAGCAAGAAGGACGAGAAGAAGCCCGAGGCTAAAAAGGAGGCTGGTAAAGATGAGAGCAAGGAAGTGAAGGATGAAGGGAAGCAGGAGAAATCCTCTGGCACCGAGGCAAAGGACAAGGAGGAGAAAGTGAAGAAGTAAAACTGATAAGCTGTAATTGAAGGCACAAAGGGAGGAGGAAGTGGAGATGCCAAAGAACTATGAGAAGTGAAGGAAGGCAGGGTAAAGAGCAGGAGTAAGAAGCTTGATGCTCCCAGCTGTTCAGATGGACGCCTTAATGTCCAAAGTAAAGCAGGTTATGATATAAGCAATAGTGAGTTCTGTAGCAAATAACCCCCAGCACCCTGAGTATGGccattaccccccccccccgagcttCTGATGTATGACTGTAGTGAATGCTCTAAGCTCTTTATCTGAATGTGACAACTACATAACAAGTGCATTTAAAATGAATCCCGCTGAGGGGAACTTGCTGAGATGTCAAAAAAAAATCAAGTGAGAGATTGTGacagatattatatatatataaacaagtatatttaaagagatacaaatgtCTATATTATATTTACACATACTTCAGTAAGAAAAACTTGAAATTATGCTTGTTGTTCaccttgctgctgctgcttctcctGACAGGTGAACTGCAGCGTCTCACTTCTCTGGTCTGCAATGCTAGGACAATGATGActatgtgttatttatgaactGCTGAGAATATGCAATATGAAACAGATAAATAAAGAATGATATCAAACACAGAAGGCGTTTGGGAGATTGTCTTTACATTGCATGCAAAACAGAGTGAGGATTCGTGAAGGAGAAATGTCAAGACTCATCAAGGTGTGAGGCTTTAAAGGGTAAATGCTGCCAGTGACTGCACTGCATTGCGGACAATGAGAGGGGGAGCTGTACCCCACCAAAGCAGACACCACACCCTTCCTCACATCCCATAGACCACGCTCATGTATAGATCAGGAGCGGCGATGCTTGCTTGCACGAAACACATTCAATTTAGCCTCTTACTTCCACTCCTGCCTCCTCACTGCAAAGAGAGCTGTGGTTCAAAATGACCATAAACACAAGTCAATATCTTTAATATCACGAGTACGGTTAAGATTAATAAGGACCAGGCCTTTTTGAATTTGAAAACAATACAACATTTGTCGTTATCCGGTTATGCATTAAAGTAGTATTTGAGCTATTCATggattttaaatgttgatattgTCTGTTGTCCTATCCATTAGGATGAGTAGAGCAGCAGGTTAAAAAACCCACCCATCTTTTTTTATAGATACATTTATTGGCATTGGTCACACGGCTAACTCAGGAAGATTTGTTCAACCTGGCAGGGCTTTAGTGTTTGCATCACGTAATGACACACTAATCATTTTGAGTATATCCAAATATAAGAGTTATTTCACCCTTAAATATTGAAATGGAAATGTTCCCATGCAACAATGTGTCCCTTAATAGAAGTACATGAGCCAACATCGTTTATTTCTTTTGTTCCCATGGTTCCCATATAAGGAGGAGTACCAGATTGCACCACCTTCTACACCATGGAAGATGCTCATGAATGAAAACAGCAGCTTTGTCTTCTTCTACATCCACCCATATATCTGAGGGATTACTGTCTGGATTTTAGCTCCTCTAGACTGCTGCTAGCTAATCACAACATGTGAGTAATCCTTGATTGAAATGGCTCCAGTATCCAGAATAACCTGTTTTTTCTCAGTTAAATAATGCAGGATTATAAATGTATACTTTGCTGACTGCAAAGTATACCAAATATCATATTCCTTGGATTTAACTCTCTGGGGAAATGATGCAGCTCGCTGTGGCAAGGAAGCACAACGGCATAATAATCGGAGTGCAGACGTCGCCTATAAATAGAGCCGCACGGAGAGGTGAGTAGGAGAGGCAGGAAGAGGGATGGAAAAGAGAATTTAGATTACACAGCAAAGCACTGCTTTAAACAGACCAGACACACAATCATTCAAGAAAATAACGCAGCTTTTATTTCCAAACATGTAAAATGACTTTTAAAATGTATACTTTCTGGAGCCACAAAAAGGTAAGCATACAGGAGTTACATTTGTAAAGTACAGCACTGAGAATCATATGGACAAATCTAGCGGTGACTGAAGAAGCCCTGAGGGTGGTTGTACTTGAACGGCTTCAGACGATTTGGACCCCTGAGGAAGAGAGTGACATGTCAGCGATAGTTTATTCACATACAGATACATTTTGTGAGCTGAGGGCTTCTTGTGACTGTGTACCTGACGGTGCGCAGGCACATCTTTTCTCTGGGAAACTCTAGTGGTCCCTCCACACTGTCATCTTGACCTTCAGTCTCCAAATAAACATCCAGGCAGACACAGAGGCGTGAAATCTGATTGGTCAGGAGCTGGTGTCCCGGGCGGGGCCCCTGTAGTTCATTTTTGAACACATTGATCTCGCTCTCCATGGCCTGAAAAAAGCAAAGATGAGACTGAAATATCTGGACGTAAAGTGAGATGGCGCAACAACAGAGAACAACCTAAGTGATCAATATTGACAAATGCTCATACTCGAAGGTTGTCATCTGTGCGTCCGGTGCGCTCTCCCTTCCAGCTGAGGGAGAGGGAGAACAGGGGGGAGATTTCTGGGTAACGGGGACTCAGCACCAAGGCGGCCTGGAGACGAGCTGAGAGGAGAAAGATAAGGGCAGGATTGTTATAAGaaagaaacaaataaaaaatatagttATTGAAATGGCCAATTCTAGCATTAGTGTTAAAGTTACCTGTGCCTCTTTCCACCACAGACATAAAGTACAGGTCTGACTCCTTTGCCAGCCCAGCATCAGACACATGGCGAGTATATGGCAGCTCCTACCGACCAAGAGAAATATCACAGTAAGACAAGGTGACCGGTCATTTAAAATATCAATGCATATGTGGTGATGTGTGTATACCATGTACTCCTGCTGAGTGATGGTGGTCCAGCGGGATAAACGGGAGATGATCTTGGCAGGAAAGAGGTGCTGACACTCACTGGAGACCGGGATGATGCTGTGCTCTGAGGGCAGGTGCACAAATAAACTCAGTCAAAATGTCATATCTCCTCTTCAGCACTATTTGTTCCTTGATGGTTAACATGAATTGTACCTAAAGAGGCAAACTGTTTGTGCAAAGCCAAGCGAGCCTGCAGCCGTCCCCTCAGCAGCTTCATGGTGTTCTCCATGTGGCTGGCACTCAGAGAACTGCCCACACTCACACCCTGGAGAGACATGAGCATAGAGGAACATGACGAGGCTGTAACACACAGAAACTGCTGCACAACAGGGATCATTTCAACACACACCTCTGAGGAGTCTTTAGGGAAATGTAGTCCTCCCAGACTCTGAACCCACATGTAGGGATGGCCCAGCTCCTCCACATAATCAGCAAAGGTAACAATCCTGAAAGGAAATGTTGAgttattttcttaaattcaaaaAGGTAGGATTCTCCATACATCTTCTAATTTCCTTTAATAACTTCACATCCTCACCCGACTTTATCAAACTGGTAGCGATTCGCTGGATTGGGCGTTTCTTTGCCCTGGTCGCTGCTGTAGAGACAGCTGAGTAGAGTGTCTGATTTCAGCAGGTCGCTGTAGAGGAAGACATCATTAGACATTCAGTGACACAGATAGGTAGGCAGGGTGCTTTGAGCGGTATTTCAGGTGTTTCAAAAGgcactttcacaccggagtacttttcccttttagttccgatagttcctgggattttgcgttcacaccaaaaagagaatctagagagcaggtactttcctggggagaaaaaagttctaatttctgattggctgggcgaattgcaaaccacggcccATAAAATtcggaaaagttttgtgaagccgccattgtattttctggcattagcattattatcattagccccgcgcaccaacggagagagaataacttatggaaacacaaaaaaaaatgtgGGAGCGGTggggatgaggaggtgtcggcgttctggcgattcaCTCGGAAgacagtccccaactccggggacttccggtggcagtatacgccgtgaagaagaagaagtgacgtccctcagggacttattccggtgtgaacgcgatctgctcttaGTTCCATGttctaagtgctgggaactacactgaacaaaaatataatgcaacacttttgtttttgctcccatttttcatgagatgaactcaaagatctaaaacagtgtctatttacacaaaataaccatttctctcaaatattgttcacaaatctgaaaaaatctgtgatagtgagcacttctcctttgccgagataatccatcccacctcacaggtgtggcatatcaagatgctgattagacagcatgattattgcacaggtgtgccttaggctggccacaataaaaggccactctaaaaatgttcagttgtatcacacagcacatttccacagatgtcgcaattttgagggagcgtgcaattggcatgctgacagcaggaatgtccaccagagctgttgcccgtgaattgaatgttcatttctctaccataagccgtctccaaaggcgtttcagagactttggcagtacatccaaccggcctcacaaccgcagaccacgtgtaaccacaccagcccaggacctccacatccagcatgttcacctccaagatcgtctgagaccagccactcggacggctgctgcaacaatcggtttgcataaccaaagaatttctgcacaaactgtcagaaaccgtctcagggaagctcatctgcatgttcgtcgtcctcatcggggtctcgacctgactccggttcgtcttcgtaaccgacttgagtgggcagatgctcacattcgatggcgtctggcacgttggagaggtgttctcttcacggatgaatcccggttttcactgttcagggcagatggcagacagcgtgtgtggcgtcgcgtgggtgagcggttttctgatgtcaatgttgtgaatcgagtggcccatggcggtggtggggttatggtatgggcaggcgtatgttatggacgacgaacacaggtgtattttattgatggcattgtgaatgcacagagataccgtgatcctgaggcccattgttgtgccattcatccacgaccatcacctcatgttgcagcatggtaatgcacggccccatgttgcaaggatctgtacacaattcctggaggctgaaaacatcccagttcttgcatgaccagcatactcaccggaaatgtcacccattgagcatgtttgggatgctctggatcggcgtatacgacagcgtgttccagttcctgccaatatccagcagcttcgcacagccattgaagaggagtgggccaacattccacaggccacaatcaacaacctgatcaactctatgcgaaggagatgtgttgcactgcgtgaggcaaaaggtggtcacaccagatactgactggttttcggacccccccagacccccccaataaagcaaaactgcacgtttcagagtggccttttattgtggccagcctaaggcacacctgtgcaataatcatgctgtctaatcagcatcttgatatgccacacctgtgaggtgggatggattatctcggcaaaggagaagtgctcactatcacagatgttttcagatttgtgaacaatatttgagagaaatggttattttgtgtaaatagaaaatgttttagatctttgagttcatctcatgaaaaatgggagcaaaaacaaaagtgttgcatttatatttttgttcggtgtaagtacggcaaagtacttggtgtgaaagcggctaaagTGGGGTTTTATTAGATACAAGTATTGTCAGTGTATAACCTACAGAAGATGTTGGTAGGCACGCCCCCAGTATGGAGAAACAGGCAGGAGTTACGGCCCGGGACGTGTTTTTTGCCAATCAAGACAGCAGTAGACCATAAACCTTTGTGCTGCTGTTTTGGTTAATGGAGTCTGGTGGCTTTTATAAGGGAGCATAGATAACGGCTTAAGGCTTCTAAGGTCTTTGATGTCAAGGTAAAGCGTTGAAGATATTCCAAAAATAGCAAGACGCTGATGTTTATCGATGTACATTTTGCTGCTGCATCATCCACGGCAGTGCATTGCTTTACTCCTGTGCCAGAACTCCATTATGTTGGGGCTGTGCTGATTGCAATCTACTGTAGTTAATAGACTATGGCCAAGTACTTCATATAACCTCACTTTAAACGATCTGAAACTATCTttaaggccacacacacacacacacacacacacacacacacacacacacacacacacacacacacacacacacacacacacacacacacacacacacacacacacacacacacacacacacacacacacacacacacacacacacacacacacacacacacacaccctgcgcTGATGGCCGAGATGAGGTCTGTTGAGGTGGAGACCTTGGCCTTGACAG
Proteins encoded in this region:
- the LOC117451858 gene encoding neurofilament heavy polypeptide-like — encoded protein: MSFTAEHHLYGPSSYRKARPSSGSSSGFHSQRRRLTYSQPPSADNQDNFGGDMPRRNEKEILQTLNDRFAGYIDKVRNLEMHNRNLEAEAEALRQNQAGRSSVGEHYERELGDLRGLLQQLTGEKARAALEHDHLDEDIQHLQARLEEEARNREEMDAAARTMKKYAEECRLTRTELDKKLRALEEEGVFLKKNHEEEVAELLEQIHGAQVSFDMRDTMKSDVTGALREIRAQLDVHASKNSTQAEEWFKVRMNRLSDAARTNHDAIRGSQEEIGEYRRQLQSRTIELETLRGTKDSLERQRMECEDRHHDDLNSLQETINHLDNELKTTKWEMASQLKDYQELLNVKMALDIEIAAYRKLLEGEENRFVSGASPYSYLESRMSSHLKMKTEEISDTVIVEEQTDETQVTEVTEEADEDEEEGEEEEKDEETKEDEEEGEGEDKDEEGEGEEDKEEDKEEEGKGEEDEADEEEDKSTSPEKKGSPQPKSPVSKSPAPKSPMPKSPAKSPAGKSPAGAESKSPESKSPESKSPRPSTPESKSPRPSTPESKSPRPSTPELKSPEKEKAEPAATKETPEEGKKEEKPQPVKEEKKEKEEPVKEEKKQEPKEKEPEKEEKKEEKKQEPKEKEPEKEEKKEEKKQEPKEKEPEKEEKKEEPKEKEPEKEEKKEEAKEKEPEKEEKKEEAKEKEPEKADKPDAKKESKAEDASKPAAASKPSEDKPKSEPKESAPPTKEEKPAAPKSEKTEPETKPAPKAEPEKTDSKKDEKKPEAKKEAGKDESKEVKDEGKQEKSSGTEAKDKEEKVKK